A genomic window from Quercus lobata isolate SW786 chromosome 10, ValleyOak3.0 Primary Assembly, whole genome shotgun sequence includes:
- the LOC115964178 gene encoding ATP-dependent Clp protease adapter protein CLPS1, chloroplastic-like, which translates to METAICGRVPLSPNNVFNPTKLPGISGDKYANYKQCNQRSILMAVTAAGAGKGGGLLEKPTIERTTPGRESEFDLRKSRKMAPPYRVMLHNDNYNKREYVVQVLMKVIPGMTVDNAVNIMQEAHYNGLAVVIICAQVDAEEHCMQLRGNGLLSSIEPASGGC; encoded by the exons ATGGAAACTGCAATATGCGGTCGAGTCCCTCTTTCACCCAACAACGTTTTCAACCCTACAAAACTACctg GTATCTCAGGGGATAAGTACGCAAATTATAAGCAATGCAATCAGCGGAGCATTTTGATGGCAGTAACAGCTGCTGGGGCAGGGAAAGGTGGAGGCTTATTGGAGAAGCCTACCATTGAAAGAACCACACCTGGCCGTGAATCTGAATTCGACTTGAG AAAATCAAGGAAAATGGCGCCACCTTACCGTGTTATGTTGCACAATGACAACTACAACAAGCGGGAGTACGTTGTTCAAGTGTTAATGAAGGTCATCCCGGGAATGACCGTTGACAATGCAGTTAACATCATGCAAGAGGCACATTATAATGGCCTGGCAGTGGTGATTATTTGTGCTCAAGTTGATGCAGAAGAACATTGCATGCAACTCAGAGGAAATGGCCTTTTGAGTTCAATTGAGCCTGCCAGTGGTGGGTGTTGA